Below is a genomic region from Hevea brasiliensis isolate MT/VB/25A 57/8 chromosome 3, ASM3005281v1, whole genome shotgun sequence.
CAGGGACAAAATCAAGGATAGGGACCAAGAAATCGGTCATGTCATTTGCGTCCTTTTCATTGAATTCATACTTCTCGATGAGAACCTTATTCAAGGGCCAAAAACGCAATCTGCGTATGTGCCTCAAATCACCATATCTATTAAAGAAGTCCCGAGAATAGCGGCCACCTAAGGCAATCTGAGAATCATTGCCAATATGTTGAAGTTAGAAGTAAAAGTCTTTAAATCAACTTACTAGACGTTGAAATGCATCTCACCTTGCGCGGCATCATTCCAAGAAGCTCCATCATCAATGCTAAGTGGTCCTGAAACAGATAGAGAAAATGATATAACTTGTAAAGGTTGACTATGCTCAGCGCCTCGgccacaattatatatatatatatataagccatCAAACTGTAGCTTATTTTACAAGTTCAAAATCTGTTCATCCCAAAAATTAGAAATTGTGGCATCTTTCCTATTCCACATGTTCCAGGGCTCCCATGCCTCATGCATACAGCTCTAAGAAAGAAATTCAAATATACAGGACAAAGCAACATAGATTCATCCAAAAAATTACTATTCTCATTTGGTATGTGTGGAGAACAAGGAAACCCCAAAGACCAGTGATGTATTTAATAGCagtaaaatcaatatttttatcGAACTTCAAAAACGAAATCCATAACATACACACAATTAAAAGTAAAGAGATACGCCTAACCACAGAGAAACTAGTAGTTTTCAGTTGCAGAGATCTAAGAATGAACATAAGAGTTTATTGACATAAGAGTTCTGTTTATGAAATCAAGTTAACTTTAAAGAAAAATGCTAAACCATTATTCTAGAAGAGCAAAGAAGGCCAGCTGTGCTACAATCTGTTAAGAGTAATTCTTGGAAGGACATGTGCAGCTGctgaaaagaaaaatataaatagatAGATGGGGAAGGGCAGAGGGGTGTAAAGAATTGAGTTGTATTTTCTTCCAGCTTGAGCAGCCTGGGGGCAGTGAGTACACTGATGGGGTGTGTGAGGGATAGTCTTATGCCTATCCcaactccataaaaccttaaacAACATATCCCCCATGGGAGTTCTATTCCATTATATGCTTTCTACCCTTTCTCcccaaataatttataaatgCCTATCCCAAGTCCCAACTCCATAAAACTTTAACAACATACCTTTCATAGGAGTTTATAACCCATAAAAAGTTGGTCTGGCTGTTTTCCAAAACTAATCTAAAAAGCCAAATTTGGAAACATCCCCCACAACAACTTCACCTTTGAAGTTACTTTACCACACCACTCTTCTATCATCATCAAGTCTAGAAAACTTAAGACAAATTGCAATAATGAATAAGATTCACATTATCCTCCTTGTTCACACATAATCCACCTACTGACAACTCAAAATTCTCTCTTTGTCAATTTgtctataattaaaataaaaacagaTGCAGCACACCACAAAAGAATACTGCCTCAATGGGTTCTACTCTCTAGTCTTTCAAATCTCCTTCCAGAGAAAGCTTCTACCTCTCTCTTTGTGAGATCCATAATTTGATTCTGTGAAGTTTCTGTccctgcatttttccatgcaaatgcaATGTTTATAACATTTATGATATCAGTTTGGCATAGAAGCTAGAAACAAGGATCCAAGTGAAGCTCCCATTTGCAAAGGAAAGATAATCATCCAACAAAGCCTTCTTTCAGAGGCCAAAATATGTGAAAAGAAAGATAATCATTGCACTTTTACTGTTCCTCCCAACACATTGTTTCTTTAACCATATGCGATCAAACTATGCATGGTCAACCACAGAAATGTCAGTGTTGCCATACTGCTGGGCAGTAAAAGTTGGTCATGTGTCACATAAGAATAAGCATCTCCCTCCAATCAAGATGGTGTACCTGAACCTACTTTTGCAAATCATGGAGGCATGCACTCAAATGTAGACAACCAATGCGAGGAGcacatattaaaaataaaagaaagcaaCCCATTTTCCCAATTTCTAGGAGATGGACAAATTACTTGGATTTTGCTACTAGAAGTTCTTTCTCATATGCATGATAAGCATGCAGAACCCAAAGAGGAATAGtgagaaattttaaagaaatgcTGATAGCAGTTCATATAATTGAGAATTTGGTGAGAACCAGTTGTATATGATTCATACACCTGCATGGAACTGTTAAAAACCATTCTTAATCATATACCTTCTTCCTCTGATACTACCACAATGTTGGAATAAACATAACAGGAGGTCTAGGAAATGGTGAAAAGGAGTGCTTAAAATAAGTTCAATATGGACAAGGACAACAAGGTCAGCATCAATAGGATTTTGTCCCTGCTAGTGACATGTTGCTGATTATCATACCATAATACCTCTATTATTCACTAGCCAAACATTGTTACAAAACGCCTTTTTTCCTCCCGCAAATGCAAGCTTAATCCAATTATGCAATGACTAGTTGACTACAGTCTGTGGTGATTTCtggtttaaaaaattttttggagCACAATAACTTTTTGCTAACATTAGCATCCCTATAATCCTATCAGAAGTTAATATTTGCAGGATTCACAAGTAGACTGACGGCATAAATGTATCACTAGAATCCTTTCCTAATGAATTTGGCACCTTTATGCTCCTAAAAGCATAAATTGTAGCAAAAAACCATTTGAACATTGGATAAATAGTAGGTTTCCACCTTATTCTTTCCAAACTATATAGCTCAGAAACTATCATAAGAAATATAATCTACATTTGATTCAAAGATCTAATATCATATAACATATTAACAGACTTCAAATAGTGTGCATGTTTGTGTGCTGAGATCCGGAGAGAGGGGATGACCAAGGGACAAAAGCAAATATTATGCAATGAAATTTGAggtgaaaaggaagaagaagacgaaGAAGAGAAAGAAGACAACATCAAGCAaccatcaataataataataataataatagatctACAGCATTTCTTACCTCATCCCTATCAAAGTTGTCACCGCTGTGGGGGTCAAAAAGGACATCACCAGTTGCAAGCTCAAAACAAATGCAAGCAAAGGACCAAAGATCAGCTGATGTGGAATACTTAGATCCAAGTATCACCTCTGGACACCGGTATTGTCTTGTCTGGATATCATTTGTAAACTGTTTGTATGTCCAGCATGCATTTCCAAAGTCCACCAATTTGCACTTCAGGTCAACTGAGGCCAGCAGTTTCTTCCTTGTGGAGTGGCTTCCCCTCTTATTTCCCTGATTTTCTAAATCATTGCTCTTCGTTCCATCGGCATCAGATCCACTGTTTATATTGTCAGAACTAGTAGGCCGATCTTCAGCTGAACCCACATTTGTTTTAGCATTAGCAGATGACTCCTCTTTAGCATATTTTTCAGGATCTGCATCAGCTTCAGCAGAAACTTCCTTTTCCACACAACCCTGAGCTGCTCGCTTAGCCTTTCTTCGtatctttttcttttgatttcttgTCAAATCTCCATTTATTTTGccaattgcagattccactacagtctTATCCTTACTATTTGGAAGAATAAGAGGAGCACCAGATTTTCTCGGATCCTTTGATGGATCTATCATTGATAATAGCAATATATTCTCTGGCTTGAGATCAGTGTGTATGATAGAAAGCTGCCTATGCAAGTAATCCAAACCCACTAAAATGTGGACACAGATCTCTTTAACCTTATGAATGGGCATTCCACGATAATCAGAATACTTGATAAGGGTCAAAAGGTTATCCCCTAAGTACTCAAAAACCATACAAACATGCTGTCCATTCGGACCTGAATGCTTAAAATGATCCAAAAGCTTTACCACACATTTTTTATCATCAGGGTCTCCCTCTGCAATCTGTTGCAAGATGGTTATCTCATCCATGGCAGCTTCGGTATAATGTTGAGCACTTTTTTGTACCTTTAAAGCTACATATCGCTACATTTTTAAGCAAGTAAACAAAAACTTTATCAGACAAGATAAAATCTTTATTAAACCTGCCTGAATAAGCAGCAGGAAAAAAGTCCACCAGTAAATTTGCTGCATTTTTATAGATTAGCTACACTGCAAATGAAAATGAGAAGAACTCAACTGAATTCTCATCCGGTATCTGGGACAAAATGCAAAGAAAAAGATATATCCCATATCATTTCTGTTAACTTTTTCCATTTCCAAATGAGAAACTTATGAAGTCAGTCTCAACCAAGCCAATTAGACCCATTGTTTTCAATCTAATGTAAGTCCAAAAAAATGTTAAAAACTTGAGGTCGAATGGTCtaacaaaaaaattttaaaaacttgaGGTCGAATGGTCTAACTTCTTTTTTCACATTCTCAGAGAAACCAAATGCAGCACAAGCAAACACCACTATGATCAAACAGCAGAAAACTCCCAAAATTAAATACCAAAACTAAGGACCTTTAAGAAAACAACAGATGATTGCCGCCACACAATGTACACTATCAGGACAAAATGTCACAACATGCTTGTAGAACTGATTTTTCATAATTGAAACCAAATATACTACAATACTTGCACAAAATGTCTACAACCTGAATTAACTTGAATCAAAATAAAACAGAAACATTCACTTCATCGTTTTCCATGTAAATTAGATTATACAGTTAGGAACAATATTATAATCCAACTCCTCTAGCTAAATCTtgattaagaaaaataaattatgcaACAGTACTCTAGCTAGATAGCACGCAAACGGATATACTATAAAACCAATGTGTACTGTTATGCACTTAATCTCCCACTTTCTCAAATAAAAATCTTAGCCACCGAATGCAGATTAAAATCGCAGAAATAATACAAATTTGCCACCAGATCGACCTCAAAAAAAACACAGAAAACCGAAAATACATATTAAGAGCTTTGCTGGTAAAGAGGAAAAAAGTACAGATTTTTGCGTGTCCCAAGCGAGCCAGACTGTGGAGAAATGGCCCCAACCAAGCTTACTCTGGACAACGTAACGGCCGTTCTTAAAAGCGTCACATATTCGCACCGCGTGGTAGCCGCCGCGCCGGTAATCCTCTGTTCCTTCGTCCTCCGACGTGTAGTCTCCGCTCTCGCTGCTCCGATCCTCCTCTTCCACCAGCTGCTTCTTCTCATCCATCGGCCCTGGATTGATTCTCCCCTCTCTCTACAGGGCTTTTGAGCTTGGAGATTGAGAAAATGGTGTCGAATTCAATGGATTAGGGTGACAGTATCACAATGATGAAAAATAGACTTTGTTAAATTCTGGAACGCTGAGAATTGTACCGGGAAAGATGAGCAATTTCTCAATTCCctcttctcttctttctcttctgaGTTAAATCGGGTTTTCAGATCCGGATCTGGATCCATTTTTCAATTACTTTACCCGTTTTAAAATAAATCGGGTTGCGTGAGGCGTCATCGATCATTGTTTGGGAAATGAGTGCTTTTCcatttaatcattttatttgtgctttttttttaattaattaattatttaaatataataatttaattgataatcccactttaaaattgtatttaaattaattaagaaactATGAAATGTCCAAAGGTGTATCTACAAGGGTTTAAGTTCATCTAAGAATTACTGTATCCCattgaatttttatatataaatttatgcaCCTTCTatatattttgatataaatatttaatttaataataattacacttatttttatttaaatttaaatttatattaaatatatttaatatttaatatttaatgataataAATATTAGTGTAACAATAATCACATTAACCTTTCAAATATTTAATTATCAATTTAAGACATAAATTCACACttaaatctttatattttaattactctatattttttattctaatcaaattaataattttttataatatttaaacatttttattttttaactttatattttttaattctacataaaaaatgaaataaaaaaaatcttataattaatatttaaaaatttaaatttaagtgtacaataaaattagaaattaaataaaaatgtaTGGTAAATAAGAGGGTGGTGGCATAATTGGTTTCTTACTTGCTCTATGTTAAAATAAGCCTTGGTCTTTTGGTGTAGAGATGAAACATCTCTAGTTTTCTTGTAGTGGGTTTTAAGATGAATTTCTAGCACTCGTTCTTacgatatttttaataaaaaataatttatttttaaaattattaaaaaatattaaatgaaatgatatagtaaaattttaaaattagatagaagtaatataataaaatatttgattaaattaatttataagtattattttttttttagtttataaactaaaaaattattataaacaaataGGTAAACTTTTTTTTAAAGTTTGTAAGTTGATTTGATCAACTTATAAGTTAAAACACTCCTTTAAAAGTTTTtgacttaatttataaaaattaatttataagcacAAGTGCTTATACAAGCttataagcatttaaaattttagtcaatTACATGTTTGGTTGTGTCACGATCTAAATTATAGGCTGGACCAATACTAGGACTTGAATTGGTGTAGGACCCCCAAAGCttgtagtaagtctaactatatTTTAACCTAACTATAAAGCCCATATTTGAGCCTAATTTCAAAAAATCAACCGGACAAAA
It encodes:
- the LOC110651026 gene encoding uncharacterized protein LOC110651026 — protein: MDEKKQLVEEEDRSSESGDYTSEDEGTEDYRRGGYHAVRICDAFKNGRYVVQSKLGWGHFSTVWLAWDTQKSRYVALKVQKSAQHYTEAAMDEITILQQIAEGDPDDKKCVVKLLDHFKHSGPNGQHVCMVFEYLGDNLLTLIKYSDYRGMPIHKVKEICVHILVGLDYLHRQLSIIHTDLKPENILLLSMIDPSKDPRKSGAPLILPNSKDKTVVESAIGKINGDLTRNQKKKIRRKAKRAAQGCVEKEVSAEADADPEKYAKEESSANAKTNVGSAEDRPTSSDNINSGSDADGTKSNDLENQGNKRGSHSTRKKLLASVDLKCKLVDFGNACWTYKQFTNDIQTRQYRCPEVILGSKYSTSADLWSFACICFELATGDVLFDPHSGDNFDRDEDHLALMMELLGMMPRKIALGGRYSRDFFNRYGDLRHIRRLRFWPLNKVLIEKYEFNEKDANDMTDFLVPILDFVPEKRPTAAQCLLHPWISSGPCLLEPSMPSCQNEALEGVNSEKKGGEKDEREAMEIGIGNIAINADSKAVKDSPSGSKFSKTGIASSAR